The Alkalihalophilus pseudofirmus nucleotide sequence TTTCTTTGCTTTTAAGGGGTCTTGGGTGAAGAGTCGAGTCGTTGATTGTGTGAGTGTTCACTTTTATTCTTGGAGAGTTTTGTGAAGGAATCTGTTTGTCATTCATTTCCTATCTTCATCATACATTAAATCTCTACAAATAACAGCAATTTTTTTAGGTCATTAGTAATGGGCTGGTGAATAATTGATCTGCCTCATCACCTGCTCTGTTTTATATGGTCTATATGTGAGTCTTAAAATGCAATAAGAAGTGCGCTGGATTTGGCGTTCGATTGTTGCATAGGTGGCATCAATTGTTAACTGGATGGAGTTGCGGAAGGTAATGATCGTTTTCGCAGCGTGGTCAGGGTCTGGCATAAAGGTGCGAATGTGGTGATAGAAAAACCAGGAGCATTCGAGCTTTGTGGGTGAATGGGTTGGGAAGGTGTAGATCTGATCAATCGTATCAATCGGGATCGGCACTTTACTTTGTGCTCTTGTGATTTCGCTTACTGCTGTTCTGCGGCCGTCATAGGTGGCGCCGCCTTCAATGCAAGCTCGCTTGATCATCGACAGGCTTGATTCGGCTACATAATAGATTTGATGATTCTCATAGACAATCGTTTCATAGTCGGTGTGATAGGCTGGCATAATCGCAAGAGTGTGGCGGTTAATATCATAATGCGGCTGGATAGATGGTTTCATGGGGGAACGCTCCTTTTAGGTTTAGTGGTAGGATTGTGACGGCTTACTTGTCACGTAGTAGGATGGTTGGTAGGATAAGGCGTTTGACTAAGGAGAAAATAGATGTGGGCACCTATTTTCTCTACTTCTTGCTTTCGTCGATTCGCTGTTGGATTGGTGTTCTTATGGCTTCATATACTTCATGTGGAGTTTCATTTAAGAGATTTCCGGGTTCATCGTGCTCAAACGATGCAGCGAGCTTCATGATAATGTCTAGGGACATATTTCGTTTTCCATTTTCAATTTCACTTATGTATGTCTCTGTTAAACCAGATATCCAAGCTAACTCTGCGATCGTTAGGCCGGCTCGATTTCTTTTTGTCCGGATGATCACTCCAAACGATTCACTTAACGCATCTTTTCCTTGTTTTCCCACAGATATGCTCCTTTTTTGAACATTATCTGTTTGCAGGAAATAACACACCATTAACGATCGTTGAAGTTTTACCTAATATATGGAATTTGATAAAAATTTTTTTTGGTTTCTCGATTATAAATTGTATAAAAAGTTAAAATAGACCCCTTAGTGATAAATTGAGATAATAATTAACCACAGTAAAGAAGCTTGGATAACCAAGCTCCTTTCTATTGATTGTTATTAACACTTTATCAATTAATCGGCAGTTAATTTAATTTGAGTCTAACATACATTTAAATTGATTCTAATTTTCTCTTTCCAGTTATTAATTGAGTCTATTGCGTTTACTTCTCCCCCTTTATATATATCCTCAATTGTTATTGACCATTTTCTATAAGTACGTTCTCTCTTCTCATTCGCAGTTGGATTAGTTATGTTGGTTATGTTTCCTACCATCTCCCGATTCTTTATAAGAATATAATCTGTATCCCACTCACCGTCGTACGCTTCGATGAACAAGTTAACGAGTTGATGATAACCATCCTTTGTAAAGTTAGATGGGTGTTGAATCATATAGCAGGAAACAAGCCAAAAATGTAGAGCATATAACTTGGGATCGTTATGCTCCCACACCAAGGGAAATTGGAACATCTCATAGCATGAAAGCCAATCTATTTGACTTGCTCCACATTCAATACATTTTCCATTTTCCATTACTGTATTGTTATTAACCACTTTTAAAGCTCCCGTATAAAACCCTTTTTGTTTAGTTTACACCTTATTAGCTACACTTATTAAGATAGGGGTTACTAATGAGAAATTAATGGCCTAATACCTGTTTTTTATCGATTAAATCCGCTCGACAAAGTTCTATTGGGTTCGGGTGGTGGCAGGCACTAGGAACCAAAAAATCCTAAGCCCTGCAAGAAGGCTTAGGTTTAGGAATTTAGGCGTTGATTGTAGCTTTCTACTTATTCATTAATTCAAAATAGGCTTTATATGACTCTTTCGGAATAACGCTTTTACTTACAGGTTGACCTTCCCACTTCAATATTGGTTTTCTGATTTCAATGATTTCTTCCACCTCATCAAATGAGATCTCTTTTTTAAACACAAATGGTTCATGAATTTGAAAATCGTAATGTTTAGCCTGCTCCGGATTAAAACTAATTAGTTTGACAGTATTATCTTCAGGAGATACCGAAGAGAATAACTGAAACTCTTCCCCTTTGAATACCACTAATACCTCAATTTCAAAAGCTAATTCAACGTCTTCTTCACTTAACTGCTTAATAAAGATATCATTATGTTTATTTCCCGCAATATCAATTAATTCTTTAAAGCCTTCTTCTTTGACATTACTTCTCAACCTGAGGTTACCATCGCGAACATTTAAAGGATAAACATTACCCTTATATATTGCAAACCTACTCATATATTTCTCCTCACTTTCTAGGAATCCAAGAATTTAGATCACCATCATAAATTAAGGTGGTAGATGTATCTCCAGTATTACTACTTTTTATTTTCATTAAATCGCCATCTTGAAAATTCCTTGTCCCATGAAAATACTCAGGGAGAACAACATTTTCACTTCCAGTAAACCCTCTACCTGTATAGGGGTAATTTTCTGGAGAAGTATTCCAATTCGGAATCTCGACTTTGCTATTATCATTTAACCTATATTCAATGACCCCATAGAATTTATCTGGAGCTCCATTTGAACTTGAGATTCCATCAACACCATTTGTAAGTTTATAAGGAGAATTATTGTAATCTAATCGAGCCCCCTCATAATTATCTTTTAATGTTCTAAGGTTGCTTGAATGCTCTTTAACAGCTGTAAAGCCTCTTACTCCCGTGTACTCATTATACACGTATTTATAAATATCTCTTTGTGGGATTACTTTAGCCATAGGAGTATTTTTTGACGGAATTCCTATCTGCTCTCTAACAGAATCTACTATTCTTCTTTCAGCACTTGATAAGACTCTATCTGGATGAAGTAACTGCATAAACTCATCAACAGTAAGCCCGTTTTGAGTAATGACTTTCTGAATACTTTCACTTGTTTTAGTCTGATTTACACTATTAGTTTTTAGCTCTTTTTTCGATGAACTTACTTTTTGAACTGGAGGTGTAGTCGCTGAATTTCTTAATCCCTGGCCCAAAGCTCCTCCACCTAATAAAGATGCAAGTCCTATGCTATTAAGCCAGTGTTCTGCTGAGTAGGCTTCATTTGGTTTAACTGATTGCTCAACCATGCCTGTTATTCCGGAAGAAGTCCAATTTAAGACAGAGGCCATAGAAGGGTTTTCTTTCATATCATTATAACGATCTTTATACCCACTCCAGACACCATCAACTAACCCAAATGATATATAATTCCCGAAATCAGTAAAGGAACC carries:
- a CDS encoding DUF5946 family protein — encoded protein: MVNNNTVMENGKCIECGASQIDWLSCYEMFQFPLVWEHNDPKLYALHFWLVSCYMIQHPSNFTKDGYHQLVNLFIEAYDGEWDTDYILIKNREMVGNITNITNPTANEKRERTYRKWSITIEDIYKGGEVNAIDSINNWKEKIRINLNVC
- a CDS encoding LXG domain-containing protein; amino-acid sequence: MKTLDVSGLHSGIDEIKTKIEHQQEQLKQIETSVMGIVRLSDSLKGEGGTAIRRFYQECHLPFIHYLTGTLAQYEQLLMQMKSSLQALEPASNGRIQESFLEQEVDNGLKQLELVTTALTNQTNATMQKVQDIVYLKPLQDDEVRQYVQKAKQEKDQTLEQLHQFDYEQSVALSSVEADTHVMQSYIKEIQAIFKGGAGLNQGPINLMINHSSHMLLMNKLAQRNMNLPFSSNSYLNNALPLYAEWHQLIQFNYWTNPSCNRLNNYRADSEKATKNPIAKSRDSFKEIGSMAWSGMKERSEKKWGSFTDFGNYISFGLVDGVWSGYKDRYNDMKENPSMASVLNWTSSGITGMVEQSVKPNEAYSAEHWLNSIGLASLLGGGALGQGLRNSATTPPVQKVSSSKKELKTNSVNQTKTSESIQKVITQNGLTVDEFMQLLHPDRVLSSAERRIVDSVREQIGIPSKNTPMAKVIPQRDIYKYVYNEYTGVRGFTAVKEHSSNLRTLKDNYEGARLDYNNSPYKLTNGVDGISSSNGAPDKFYGVIEYRLNDNSKVEIPNWNTSPENYPYTGRGFTGSENVVLPEYFHGTRNFQDGDLMKIKSSNTGDTSTTLIYDGDLNSWIPRK
- a CDS encoding competence protein ComK, whose protein sequence is MKPSIQPHYDINRHTLAIMPAYHTDYETIVYENHQIYYVAESSLSMIKRACIEGGATYDGRRTAVSEITRAQSKVPIPIDTIDQIYTFPTHSPTKLECSWFFYHHIRTFMPDPDHAAKTIITFRNSIQLTIDATYATIERQIQRTSYCILRLTYRPYKTEQVMRQINYSPAHY
- a CDS encoding helix-turn-helix domain-containing protein, with amino-acid sequence MGKQGKDALSESFGVIIRTKRNRAGLTIAELAWISGLTETYISEIENGKRNMSLDIIMKLAASFEHDEPGNLLNETPHEVYEAIRTPIQQRIDESKK